AATGGGGGCTACAAACCAGAAATCTTAATACCTTTGATCCTGATGGGATATAAAAGTTTAGCCGAATGTGTGGCTGATTTAGAAAAACATGGTCATTTGCTCCGGATCAAAGAAGAAGTAGATCCTTATTTGGAAATGGCCGCTATACATCTTCGGGTGTATGAGCAAAAGGGGCCGGCGATATTTTTTGAAAATGTCAAAGGCAGCCCGTTTCCGGCAGTTTCTAATCTGTTTGGAACGCTGGAAAGATCTAAATTCATGTTCCGTGACAGCTTACCCCGGGTAAGTCAGCTGGTGGATCTTCGCTCTGATCCTATGAAAGCGTTAAAGAATCCTTTTAAGTTTGCCGGAGCTGGTTTGACCGCATTTTCAGCGCTGCCTATGCAGCAGCACCTGTTTAAATCTGCATTTAAGAAAACAACTATCAGTCAGCTGCCACAGATTGTAAACTGGCCTATGGATGGAGGCCCTTTTGTGACTATGCCGCAGGTCTATACAGAGGATGTAAATAAACCAGGGATAATGAATGCTAATCTGGGTATGTATCGTATTCAGCTGGCAGGAAATGATTATATAAAAGATAAAGAGATCGGATTGCATTATCAGATCCATAGAGGGATAGGGGTTCATCAGTCTAAGGCGAATGCAAAAGGAGTGCCTTTGAAGGTAAGTATTTTTGTAGGCGGGCCACCTTCACATCCACTTGCAGCAGTTATGCCTTTACCTGAAGGTTTGTCTGAGATGACATTTGCAGGTGCATTAGGTAATCGTCGTTTTCGTTATTTTTATGATGAAGAGGGATTTTGCCTGTCTGCCGATGCTGATTTTATCATTACAGGAACAGTGTATCCGCAGGAAAATAAACCGGAGGGACCATTTGGAGATCATTTGGGTTACTACAGCCTGACTCATCCTTTTCCTTTAATGAAGGTCCATAATGTATATCATAAGGAAGATGCCATCTGGTCATTCACTGTAGTTGGACGTCCGCCACAGGAAGACACCAGTTTTGGAGCATTAATTCATGAAA
This portion of the Pedobacter lusitanus genome encodes:
- a CDS encoding UbiD family decarboxylase, coding for MGYKSLAECVADLEKHGHLLRIKEEVDPYLEMAAIHLRVYEQKGPAIFFENVKGSPFPAVSNLFGTLERSKFMFRDSLPRVSQLVDLRSDPMKALKNPFKFAGAGLTAFSALPMQQHLFKSAFKKTTISQLPQIVNWPMDGGPFVTMPQVYTEDVNKPGIMNANLGMYRIQLAGNDYIKDKEIGLHYQIHRGIGVHQSKANAKGVPLKVSIFVGGPPSHPLAAVMPLPEGLSEMTFAGALGNRRFRYFYDEEGFCLSADADFIITGTVYPQENKPEGPFGDHLGYYSLTHPFPLMKVHNVYHKEDAIWSFTVVGRPPQEDTSFGALIHEIAGSALPQEIHGLKEVNAVDAAGVHPLLFAIGSERYTPFLNERRPQEILTIANHILGKNQLSLAKYVLIAAREDNEQLNTHDIEAFLTHILSRIDLKRDLHFYTETTIDTLDYSGGGLNSGSKVVLAAAGEIRRELAKELPAGFSLPSSLEAPHFVMPGVIAITAGAYTTPEEARVSVAALNTQLRDSILDGIVLIVLCDDASFTAADINNFVWVTFTRSNPAADIHGIGEFTKDKHWGCTGPLIIDARKKPHHAPELIKDAAVEANIDRFKLKL